A window of the Diospyros lotus cultivar Yz01 unplaced genomic scaffold, ASM1463336v1 superscaf1, whole genome shotgun sequence genome harbors these coding sequences:
- the LOC127793082 gene encoding squamosa promoter-binding-like protein 6 isoform X1: MESWSYVSQGKGFVSDESVSASDLTGRGKNGLMDWELKGPSCYGSSVVGFREKMGKSWTVNDSVKDISSSRILGERMTTPITSTMNTFSGEEESSSKFSSSVVESNSRDTSLIDLKLGRYADQRESQNLKSSKAAPVLSSAESSAPAKRVRAGLSSQSPFCQVHGCRKDLSSSKDYHKRHKVCEVHSKTPKVIVNGIEQRFCQQCSRFHLLSEFDDDKRSCRKRLAGHNERRRKPHVGNHSGRSGRLFQSFIGSAGGRFQGSTLTTSSFVCQNILPNNLLHPQKYDMNDWSRNIKFQDGANYCPQSAVPITNGNVHPKLLFPHSFEKHCPPFHGNGLDSASEKGFTENIAQNQHDMGALNSVTGSLIYNSSIGSEDYIHFDLASTVQGPSGMSASSHALSLLSSQSLNSSNHSSGIPVAQPMIVSGTHGNYNVSIISEKPLKVTPQGSTSGLPHKFNSTGMNSAEDHHFGPTLIPNDSYAFNFTDGIFQGSEYMNSKDQLSYDEVHTIDLLQLSSQLQRVEHQRQSIQVKQEKDNLCGLKII, encoded by the exons ATGGAGTCTTGGAGCTATGTTTCTCAAGGCAAAGGTTTTGTGTCTGATGAATCTGTTTCTGCTTCAGATTTAACTGGAAGAGGGAAAAATGGATTGATGGATTGGGAATTGAAAGGCCCAAGTTGTTATGGGAGTAGTGTAGTGGGTTTCCGGGAAAAGATGGGAAAATCTTGGACCGTGAATGACTCTGTTAAAGATATTTCAAGTTCTAGAATTCTTGGTGAAAGAATGACTACTCCAATTACATCCACTATGAATACGTTTTCAGGGGAGGAGGAGTCGAGTTCAAAGTTTTCAAGCTCGGTGGTGGAATCCAACAGCCGGGATACATCACTCATTGATTTGAAGCTGGGGAGGTATGCTGATCAAAGAGAATCTCAGAATTTGAAATCCTCCAAGGCGGCACCCGTGTTGTCTTCAGCAGAGTCATCTGCCCCAGCTAAGAGGGTTCGGGCCGGGTTGAGTTCTCAGTCTCCCTTTTGCCAAGTTCATGGGTGTAGGAAAGATCTGAGCTCCTCAAAGGACTACCACAAGAGACACAAAGTTTGTGAGGTTCACTCCAAGACTCCCAAAGTCATCGTGAATGGTATTGAGCAAAGGTTTTGTCAGCAGTGTAGCAG GTTTCATTTGCTGTCTgaatttgatgatgataaaCGCAGTTGTCGGAAACGCCTTGCAGGCCATAATGAGCGGCGAAGGAAACCTCATGTTGGAAATCACTCTGGCAGAAGTGGGAGGTTATTTCAGTCATTTATTG GTTCTGCAGGTGGCAGATTTCAGGGGAGTACTTTAACAACATCTTCTTTTGTTTGCCAAAATATACTCCCTAACAACCTTCTGCACCCACAGAAATATGACATGAATGACTGGAGCAGGAACATTAAATTTCAAGATGGAGCCAATTATTGTCCTCAATCAGCAGTTCCCATCACAAATGGAAATGTGCATCCAAAATTGCTGTTTCCTCACAGTTTTGAGAAACATTGTCCTCCTTTCCATGGAAATGGACTTGATTCAGCATCAGAAAAAGGTTTTACCGAGAACATTGCCCAAAACCAACATGATATGGGGGCCTTAAATTCTGTCACAGGTTCTTTGATATACAATTCCTCTATTGGAAGTGAAGATTACATTCATTTTGACTTGGCATCTACTGTTCAAGGCCCATCAGGGATGTCGGCCTCAAGTCATGCTCTCTCTCTTCTGTCATCTCAGTCACTGAATTCTTCAAACCATTCATCAGGAATTCCAGTGGCTCAACCCATGATTGTATCTGGCACACATGGTAATTACAATGTTAGTATCATCTCTGAAAAGCCCTTGAAAGTGACCCCACAGGGTTCCACCAGCGGATTGCCACATAAGTTCAATTCCACTGGCATGAATTCTGCGGAGGATCATCACTTTGGTCCCACACTAATTCCAAATGACAGTTATGCTTTCAACTTCACTGATGGAATTTTCCAAGGGTCAGAATATATGAATAGCAAGGATCAACTTTCTTATGACGAAGTACATACCATTGATTTGCTTCAACTGTCATCTCAACTTCAGAGGGTGGAGCATCAAAGGCAATCTATACAGGTGAAACAGGAAAAGGATAATCTCTGTGGCCTCAAGATCATTTGA
- the LOC127793082 gene encoding squamosa promoter-binding-like protein 6 isoform X2, whose amino-acid sequence MDWELKGPSCYGSSVVGFREKMGKSWTVNDSVKDISSSRILGERMTTPITSTMNTFSGEEESSSKFSSSVVESNSRDTSLIDLKLGRYADQRESQNLKSSKAAPVLSSAESSAPAKRVRAGLSSQSPFCQVHGCRKDLSSSKDYHKRHKVCEVHSKTPKVIVNGIEQRFCQQCSRFHLLSEFDDDKRSCRKRLAGHNERRRKPHVGNHSGRSGRLFQSFIGSAGGRFQGSTLTTSSFVCQNILPNNLLHPQKYDMNDWSRNIKFQDGANYCPQSAVPITNGNVHPKLLFPHSFEKHCPPFHGNGLDSASEKGFTENIAQNQHDMGALNSVTGSLIYNSSIGSEDYIHFDLASTVQGPSGMSASSHALSLLSSQSLNSSNHSSGIPVAQPMIVSGTHGNYNVSIISEKPLKVTPQGSTSGLPHKFNSTGMNSAEDHHFGPTLIPNDSYAFNFTDGIFQGSEYMNSKDQLSYDEVHTIDLLQLSSQLQRVEHQRQSIQVKQEKDNLCGLKII is encoded by the exons ATGGATTGGGAATTGAAAGGCCCAAGTTGTTATGGGAGTAGTGTAGTGGGTTTCCGGGAAAAGATGGGAAAATCTTGGACCGTGAATGACTCTGTTAAAGATATTTCAAGTTCTAGAATTCTTGGTGAAAGAATGACTACTCCAATTACATCCACTATGAATACGTTTTCAGGGGAGGAGGAGTCGAGTTCAAAGTTTTCAAGCTCGGTGGTGGAATCCAACAGCCGGGATACATCACTCATTGATTTGAAGCTGGGGAGGTATGCTGATCAAAGAGAATCTCAGAATTTGAAATCCTCCAAGGCGGCACCCGTGTTGTCTTCAGCAGAGTCATCTGCCCCAGCTAAGAGGGTTCGGGCCGGGTTGAGTTCTCAGTCTCCCTTTTGCCAAGTTCATGGGTGTAGGAAAGATCTGAGCTCCTCAAAGGACTACCACAAGAGACACAAAGTTTGTGAGGTTCACTCCAAGACTCCCAAAGTCATCGTGAATGGTATTGAGCAAAGGTTTTGTCAGCAGTGTAGCAG GTTTCATTTGCTGTCTgaatttgatgatgataaaCGCAGTTGTCGGAAACGCCTTGCAGGCCATAATGAGCGGCGAAGGAAACCTCATGTTGGAAATCACTCTGGCAGAAGTGGGAGGTTATTTCAGTCATTTATTG GTTCTGCAGGTGGCAGATTTCAGGGGAGTACTTTAACAACATCTTCTTTTGTTTGCCAAAATATACTCCCTAACAACCTTCTGCACCCACAGAAATATGACATGAATGACTGGAGCAGGAACATTAAATTTCAAGATGGAGCCAATTATTGTCCTCAATCAGCAGTTCCCATCACAAATGGAAATGTGCATCCAAAATTGCTGTTTCCTCACAGTTTTGAGAAACATTGTCCTCCTTTCCATGGAAATGGACTTGATTCAGCATCAGAAAAAGGTTTTACCGAGAACATTGCCCAAAACCAACATGATATGGGGGCCTTAAATTCTGTCACAGGTTCTTTGATATACAATTCCTCTATTGGAAGTGAAGATTACATTCATTTTGACTTGGCATCTACTGTTCAAGGCCCATCAGGGATGTCGGCCTCAAGTCATGCTCTCTCTCTTCTGTCATCTCAGTCACTGAATTCTTCAAACCATTCATCAGGAATTCCAGTGGCTCAACCCATGATTGTATCTGGCACACATGGTAATTACAATGTTAGTATCATCTCTGAAAAGCCCTTGAAAGTGACCCCACAGGGTTCCACCAGCGGATTGCCACATAAGTTCAATTCCACTGGCATGAATTCTGCGGAGGATCATCACTTTGGTCCCACACTAATTCCAAATGACAGTTATGCTTTCAACTTCACTGATGGAATTTTCCAAGGGTCAGAATATATGAATAGCAAGGATCAACTTTCTTATGACGAAGTACATACCATTGATTTGCTTCAACTGTCATCTCAACTTCAGAGGGTGGAGCATCAAAGGCAATCTATACAGGTGAAACAGGAAAAGGATAATCTCTGTGGCCTCAAGATCATTTGA